From the genome of Glycine max cultivar Williams 82 chromosome 2, Glycine_max_v4.0, whole genome shotgun sequence, one region includes:
- the LOC106797228 gene encoding uncharacterized protein translates to METSLYTNDEAILCRVFPISLEGATLTWYGGLPPRSIDSFDTLIERFSVQYATSRSHCMTLAALASLRQADDESLRKFIGKFGRTVVQIRNLNTEIKLHSMLLALHPSKFVDNLCKKLPGSMDEPHERAKGYIQIEEMSKFWNEVYQVKQKCERCKANTKTYLHKSDKRHKLDKCQPLSKRPGSDATKYCKFHRSIEHNTKDCWALNGKIEELIQAGYLAQFVKRPDHYQAGARPKGHQEEQHKNQEVDKRRLEDRGRQRQQPQRHERSP, encoded by the exons ATGGAG ACAAGCCTTTACACCAATGACGAGGCAATTCTATGTCGTGTCTTCCCTATATCCCTCGAGGGAGCAACATTGACATGGTATGGTGGACTCCCACCAAGATCCATAGATAGCTTCGACACCCTCATCGAACGATTCAGTGTGCAGTACGCCACCAGTAGGTCTCATTGCATGACCTTGGCTGCCTTGGCCAGTCTACGACAAGCAGACGATGAATCCCTCAGAAAGTTCATTGGCAAATTTGGGCGCACAGTCGTCCAGATCCGAAATCTCAACACTGAGATAAAGTTGCATTCCATGCTTCTCGCACTACACCCTAGCAAGTTCGTAGATAATTTGTGCAAAAAACTACCTGGTAGCATGGATGAGCCGCACGAACGAGCCAAGGGTTACATCCAGAtagaagaaatgtccaaattcTGGAATGAAGTCTACCAAGTCAAACAAAAGTGTGAAAGGTGCAAAGCAAACACCAAGACCTACTTGCACAAGTCAGACAAGAGGCACAAGCTAGACAAGTGCCAACCTCTCTCCAAAAGGCCCG GGTCAGACGCAACCAAGTACTGCAAGTTTCACCGCAGTATTGAACACAACACCAAAGATTGTTGGGCCTTGAACGGCAAGATCGAAGAACTTATACAGGCTGGATACTTAGCCCAGTTTGTTAAGAGACCAGACCACTACCAGGCAGGAGCAAGGCCTAAAGGACATCAAGAGGAGCAACACAAGAACCAAGAAGTAGACAAGAGAAGACTGGAAGACCGAGGTAGACAGAGACAACAACCACAGCGGCACGAGCGATCACCTTAA